A window of the Microbacterium sp. AZCO genome harbors these coding sequences:
- a CDS encoding Gfo/Idh/MocA family oxidoreductase, whose protein sequence is MSAVGIGIIGVGVISDTYLQNLSAFPDVEVVILGDLFVERAREQAEKYGVPAFGTADDVLAHPGVDLVINLTIPAAHIEVSRAAIAAGKHVWTEKPLGLDRDGAALLLSEAEAAGLRIGSAPDTLLGPGFQAARRAIESGRIGRPLFAQTVFQTQGPDLWHPNPAFLFAQGAGPLLDMGPYYFSALVSLFGSVERVSAFGTKANEERKIHTGPKAGETFPVEVPSTIQIIAAFESGAQSQSLLSFDSALERHGIVEIHGTEGSIVIPDPNQFAGRIAVVAPLGVLRDGMSFEQEWIEIEHEQIEVGRGLGALDMVRAIAEGRPHVASGELGFHVLDVLLSAAESAASGETVKIQSTVAPVPLLPEGFDPFASTL, encoded by the coding sequence ATGAGCGCGGTCGGAATCGGGATCATCGGCGTCGGCGTCATCAGCGACACCTATCTCCAGAACCTCTCCGCGTTCCCCGATGTCGAGGTCGTGATCCTGGGCGACCTGTTCGTCGAGCGCGCGCGCGAGCAGGCCGAGAAGTACGGGGTGCCCGCGTTCGGGACCGCCGACGACGTCCTCGCGCATCCGGGCGTCGATCTCGTCATCAACCTGACGATCCCCGCTGCGCACATCGAGGTCTCCCGCGCCGCGATCGCGGCGGGGAAGCACGTCTGGACCGAGAAGCCGCTCGGCCTCGATCGCGACGGTGCCGCGCTCCTGCTGAGCGAGGCGGAGGCCGCGGGCCTGCGGATCGGATCGGCGCCCGACACCCTCCTCGGCCCGGGCTTCCAGGCGGCGCGCCGGGCCATCGAGTCCGGCCGGATCGGCCGCCCGCTCTTCGCGCAGACTGTGTTCCAGACGCAGGGGCCCGACCTCTGGCATCCGAACCCCGCCTTCCTCTTCGCGCAGGGCGCGGGACCGCTGCTCGACATGGGTCCGTACTACTTCTCCGCTCTGGTGAGCCTCTTCGGGTCGGTCGAGCGCGTCTCCGCGTTCGGTACCAAGGCGAACGAGGAGCGGAAGATCCACACGGGTCCGAAGGCCGGGGAGACCTTCCCGGTCGAGGTGCCCTCCACGATCCAGATCATCGCGGCGTTCGAATCCGGCGCGCAGTCGCAGAGCCTGCTCAGCTTCGACTCGGCGCTCGAGCGTCACGGCATCGTCGAGATCCACGGCACGGAGGGGTCGATCGTCATCCCCGACCCGAACCAGTTCGCCGGCCGGATCGCCGTCGTCGCCCCGCTCGGCGTCCTGCGCGACGGGATGTCGTTCGAGCAGGAGTGGATCGAGATCGAGCACGAGCAGATCGAGGTCGGCCGCGGGCTCGGCGCGCTCGACATGGTCCGCGCGATCGCCGAAGGCCGCCCGCACGTCGCCTCGGGCGAGCTCGGGTTCCACGTGCTCGACGTGCTGCTGTCCGCCGCCGAATCCGCCGCGAGCGGCGAGACGGTGAAGATCCAGAGCACCGTCGCGCCCGTTCCGCTCCTTCCCGAGGGGTTCGACCCCTTCGCCTCGACCCTCTGA
- a CDS encoding MFS transporter, with protein MYSLLLAIIYVAFISLGLPDALVGAGWPVMHHDLDVPIAFAGIITMIIASGTILSSLASERVTRRFGVGLVTAVSVGMTAAALIGFSLSGSFWMLCLWAIPYGLGAGAVDAALNNYVAVHYAARHMNWLHACWGLGASISPFIMSYTLASGSSWPTAYRVVGVIQVVLTFVLLVSIPLWGKVNPIVPAGETGDGAVGTEDKPARRASAHVPLARALRIPGVVLILVAFFAYCGLESTAILWASTYLVSDRGLDPAVAAAFASLFLIGITGGRFAAGFFADRVGDRSMIRGGLVTVAIGVGLLALPVETDVLALAGLVIAGLGCAPIYPAIIHSTPVNFGRDNSQAIVGIQMAAAYAGSTLAPPLFGALSAWSGLWMLPLFLAVLTALGLVMSERLNQLVPQR; from the coding sequence GTGTACTCGCTCCTCCTCGCGATCATCTACGTCGCCTTCATCAGCCTCGGGCTGCCCGATGCGCTGGTGGGTGCGGGCTGGCCCGTGATGCACCACGACCTCGACGTGCCGATCGCCTTCGCGGGCATCATCACGATGATCATCGCGAGCGGCACGATCCTGTCGAGCCTCGCGTCCGAGCGCGTCACTCGCCGATTCGGCGTCGGACTCGTCACCGCCGTGAGCGTCGGCATGACCGCCGCCGCGCTCATCGGCTTCTCGCTCTCCGGCTCGTTCTGGATGCTGTGCCTCTGGGCGATCCCCTACGGCCTCGGCGCCGGAGCGGTCGACGCCGCACTCAACAACTACGTGGCCGTGCACTATGCGGCGCGACACATGAACTGGCTGCATGCCTGCTGGGGCCTGGGCGCCTCCATCAGCCCGTTCATCATGAGCTACACGCTCGCGTCGGGATCGAGCTGGCCCACCGCCTACCGGGTCGTCGGCGTGATCCAGGTCGTGCTCACGTTCGTGCTGCTGGTCAGCATCCCGCTCTGGGGGAAGGTCAACCCGATCGTCCCCGCCGGGGAGACCGGTGACGGAGCGGTCGGCACGGAAGACAAGCCGGCCAGACGGGCCAGCGCGCACGTGCCTCTCGCGCGGGCCCTTCGGATCCCCGGTGTCGTCCTGATCCTCGTGGCGTTCTTCGCCTACTGCGGCCTGGAGAGCACCGCCATCCTCTGGGCATCCACATACCTGGTCAGCGATCGCGGACTCGACCCGGCCGTCGCGGCCGCCTTCGCCTCGCTGTTCCTGATCGGCATCACCGGCGGACGATTCGCCGCGGGATTCTTCGCCGATCGCGTGGGCGATCGCAGCATGATCCGCGGCGGCTTAGTGACCGTCGCCATCGGCGTCGGCCTGCTCGCCCTCCCCGTGGAAACCGACGTGCTCGCGCTCGCCGGGCTCGTGATCGCGGGGCTGGGGTGCGCGCCGATCTATCCGGCGATCATCCACTCCACGCCGGTCAACTTCGGCCGCGACAATTCGCAGGCCATCGTCGGCATCCAGATGGCGGCGGCCTACGCCGGCTCGACGCTCGCGCCGCCGCTGTTCGGGGCCCTCTCCGCCTGGTCAGGACTGTGGATGCTGCCGCTCTTCCTGGCCGTGCTGACGGCGCTCGGCCTGGTGATGTCGGAGCGGCTCAACCAGCTCGTCCCCCAGCGCTGA
- a CDS encoding DUF1269 domain-containing protein has translation MTDETAAAGDEAAVAAVSDGAYTLIAADFADADVALEAYQALKDAEDGATVKIEGVVVVKRDAAGELEVQKVTDHSTREGLGWGAVGGAVVGILFPPSILGSVLVAGAGGGIIGKLRERHHKKELAEGLQDAIAPGHSGIVALVSDPGEVKIRKALAKADKIVEKAVDDAVATDAKAAAKAGDDGAK, from the coding sequence ATGACCGATGAGACAGCCGCCGCGGGCGACGAGGCCGCAGTGGCAGCCGTCAGCGACGGCGCATACACGCTGATCGCCGCCGACTTCGCCGACGCCGACGTGGCGTTGGAGGCCTATCAGGCCCTCAAGGACGCCGAGGACGGTGCCACCGTCAAGATCGAGGGCGTCGTGGTCGTCAAGCGGGATGCCGCGGGCGAGCTCGAGGTGCAGAAGGTCACCGATCACAGCACGCGCGAGGGCCTCGGCTGGGGAGCCGTCGGCGGCGCCGTCGTCGGCATCCTGTTCCCGCCCTCGATCCTCGGCAGCGTTCTCGTCGCCGGCGCGGGTGGAGGCATCATCGGGAAGCTGCGGGAGCGCCACCACAAGAAGGAGCTGGCCGAGGGGCTGCAGGACGCGATCGCGCCCGGCCATTCCGGCATCGTCGCGCTCGTGTCCGACCCGGGCGAGGTGAAGATCCGCAAGGCGCTCGCGAAGGCCGACAAGATCGTCGAGAAGGCCGTGGACGACGCGGTCGCCACCGACGCGAAAGCAGCGGCGAAGGCCGGGGACGACGGCGCGAAGTAG
- a CDS encoding ABC transporter permease subunit: protein MTPKTPPVDTAHPPAAPTAQLVLAADAAAQARLRADRRRAVWKAVLRALGNALITLVVLLVLWQAVVSFTGISPYVAKGPLDVWSFLFTDDDAAEHRAVLFPLVGQTLVDSVIGFVVGMLVAIVLAIAFSLSKSVEAGVMPLVLLLRTIPLVSIAPIIILITGRGTTASVAVIGTIVVLFPALANVLFGLSRASRQSLDVVHVFGGNRPMAMRKVNLPGALPSVFAAARVSVPGAVTGALLAEWLSTGLGIGGAILKFNAQAQFAQLWGAIAIITLITLVLYNVVQVAESIVLTRMGMRGETR from the coding sequence ATGACCCCGAAGACCCCGCCGGTCGACACGGCTCATCCGCCGGCCGCTCCGACGGCGCAGCTCGTGCTCGCCGCAGACGCCGCCGCGCAGGCCCGGCTGCGAGCCGACCGGCGCCGCGCCGTCTGGAAGGCCGTGCTGCGTGCCCTCGGCAATGCGCTCATCACGCTCGTCGTGCTGCTCGTGCTGTGGCAGGCGGTCGTGAGCTTCACGGGCATCTCGCCGTACGTCGCGAAGGGGCCGCTCGATGTCTGGAGCTTCCTCTTCACCGACGACGACGCCGCCGAGCATCGAGCCGTGCTGTTCCCGCTCGTCGGGCAGACGCTCGTCGACTCGGTCATCGGCTTCGTCGTCGGCATGCTCGTCGCGATCGTGCTGGCGATCGCGTTCAGCCTGTCCAAATCGGTCGAGGCCGGCGTCATGCCGCTCGTGCTGCTGCTGCGGACGATCCCGCTCGTGTCGATCGCGCCCATCATCATCCTCATCACCGGGCGCGGCACGACAGCATCCGTCGCCGTCATCGGCACCATCGTGGTGCTCTTCCCCGCGCTCGCCAACGTGCTCTTCGGACTCAGCCGCGCCAGCCGGCAGAGCCTCGACGTCGTGCACGTCTTCGGCGGCAACCGGCCCATGGCGATGCGCAAGGTCAACCTGCCGGGGGCGCTGCCGTCGGTCTTCGCCGCCGCGCGCGTGTCGGTGCCGGGCGCCGTGACGGGAGCGCTGCTGGCCGAGTGGCTGTCGACGGGGCTCGGCATCGGCGGAGCGATCCTCAAGTTCAACGCGCAGGCCCAGTTCGCCCAGCTGTGGGGGGCCATCGCGATCATCACCCTCATCACGCTCGTGCTCTACAACGTGGTGCAGGTGGCGGAGAGCATCGTCCTCACGCGCATGGGGATGAGAGGCGAGACCCGCTGA
- a CDS encoding ABC transporter permease subunit, producing MSRSRLPGWAAGLIGGLSLLLLWWVFSLVAFPQQEGTTFTPVPSPFAVFDWLFLQGNILGAWNVFQPTITAAAIGYTWGNGIALILATLVLLLPRLETLITQIAVVTYCLPIVAIGGISVVVVGGAKNPGDPSATAILLAAIVCVFTTVVGSILGFRSADRASLDVVRVFGGSRWTQLVKVRLIAALPAILNALQIAVPTAFLGAVLGEYLGSITAGVGPTLIRLQGQLDSAGVWSVFLLCGVFALVAYGLVGLLVRFVTPWVSGRPS from the coding sequence GTGAGCCGGTCGCGGCTCCCCGGCTGGGCCGCCGGTCTCATCGGCGGCCTGAGCCTCCTCCTGCTCTGGTGGGTGTTCTCGCTCGTCGCCTTCCCGCAGCAGGAGGGGACGACGTTCACGCCCGTGCCCTCGCCGTTCGCGGTCTTCGACTGGCTGTTCCTCCAGGGGAACATCCTCGGCGCCTGGAACGTCTTCCAGCCCACGATCACGGCGGCGGCGATCGGCTACACCTGGGGCAACGGAATCGCACTGATCCTCGCGACGCTCGTGCTCCTGCTTCCCCGCCTCGAGACGCTCATCACGCAGATCGCCGTCGTGACGTACTGCCTCCCGATCGTCGCGATCGGCGGCATCTCGGTCGTCGTCGTCGGCGGCGCCAAGAACCCCGGAGACCCGTCGGCGACCGCGATCCTCCTCGCCGCGATCGTGTGCGTCTTCACGACCGTCGTGGGCTCGATCCTGGGCTTCCGATCCGCCGACAGAGCGTCCCTCGACGTCGTCCGCGTCTTCGGCGGCAGCAGGTGGACGCAGCTCGTGAAGGTGCGGCTCATCGCCGCGCTTCCCGCCATCCTCAACGCCCTGCAGATCGCGGTGCCCACCGCGTTCCTCGGCGCCGTGCTCGGCGAGTACCTCGGCTCGATCACGGCGGGCGTCGGGCCCACCCTCATCCGCCTGCAGGGGCAGCTCGACTCCGCGGGCGTCTGGTCGGTGTTCCTCCTCTGCGGCGTCTTCGCGCTCGTCGCCTACGGCCTCGTGGGGCTGCTCGTCAGATTCGTCACGCCCTGGGTCTCCGGGAGGCCGTCATGA